In Saccharomonospora marina XMU15, one genomic interval encodes:
- a CDS encoding maleylpyruvate isomerase N-terminal domain-containing protein, with protein MSTRQWMDRGTQLLLSTVEELSDADFAAPSRLPGWSRAHVVAHVHFNAEALRRLVGWARTGEPAQMYPSRQHRDEEIESGARLPAARLRELVGESATTLAREYDELSAEGRERQVRTAQGNLVPASALPWMRTREVVVHAVDLDAGADFTGLPDDLVRALLVDVLDRRIAAGEGPALARWLTGRADTAPELGPWL; from the coding sequence ATGAGCACGCGGCAGTGGATGGACCGAGGTACGCAGCTGTTGTTGTCGACCGTGGAGGAGTTGTCCGACGCCGATTTCGCCGCACCGAGCCGCCTGCCGGGCTGGAGCCGGGCGCATGTGGTGGCGCATGTGCACTTCAACGCCGAGGCACTGCGACGACTCGTGGGGTGGGCGCGGACCGGGGAGCCCGCACAGATGTACCCCAGCAGGCAGCACCGGGACGAGGAGATCGAATCGGGTGCCCGGCTGCCTGCCGCGCGGCTGCGTGAGCTGGTCGGCGAGTCGGCCACCACGCTGGCCCGTGAGTACGACGAGCTGTCCGCGGAAGGCCGTGAGCGGCAGGTTCGCACCGCACAGGGAAACCTGGTACCTGCCTCGGCGTTGCCATGGATGCGCACCCGCGAGGTGGTGGTGCACGCGGTCGACCTCGACGCCGGTGCCGACTTCACCGGCCTTCCCGACGACCTCGTGCGTGCGCTGCTCGTCGATGTGCTGGACCGGCGAATCGCCGCGGGGGAGGGGCCCGCGCTGGCGAGGTGGCTCACCGGCAGGGCCGACACGGCCCCGGAGCTCGGTCCGTGGCTGTGA
- a CDS encoding 2-oxo acid dehydrogenase subunit E2, which produces MGDRVHGWRKLAGATWGSPTDPQFYGELDIDATELLAHVERLRARSDTRVTVTHLIGKAVAHGLREVPQFAVRLTGGRAVPRDSLDIFFIIAAGAQAELNGVKVEHVDRKSAIDVAKEVARRVEGIERGADTAFDRGKALLARLPRPVLRAALRGAAWLTSDLNLDLSRFGMPRQAFGAAMVTSVGMWGVARGFSPLASYYRVPLLVLVGAITDRPVVRDGAVTVRPMLTLTATVDHRYADGSHAARLADAVRRYCADPTAFEPLGNVAG; this is translated from the coding sequence ATGGGTGATCGAGTACACGGCTGGCGCAAGCTCGCGGGAGCCACCTGGGGCAGCCCCACGGACCCGCAGTTCTACGGCGAGCTGGACATCGACGCCACCGAACTGCTGGCGCACGTCGAACGGCTACGCGCGCGATCCGACACCCGCGTGACCGTCACGCACCTGATCGGAAAGGCCGTCGCCCACGGGCTGCGCGAGGTTCCGCAGTTCGCGGTGCGGCTCACCGGAGGCCGTGCCGTCCCGAGAGACAGCCTCGACATCTTCTTCATCATCGCCGCCGGTGCGCAGGCGGAACTGAACGGGGTGAAGGTGGAGCACGTCGACCGCAAGTCGGCGATCGACGTCGCGAAAGAGGTGGCGCGAAGGGTCGAGGGCATCGAACGCGGCGCCGACACCGCTTTCGACCGAGGCAAGGCCCTGCTGGCCAGGCTGCCCCGGCCGGTGCTTCGCGCCGCGTTGCGGGGTGCTGCCTGGCTCACCTCCGACCTCAACCTCGACCTGTCCCGGTTCGGCATGCCGCGCCAGGCCTTCGGTGCGGCCATGGTGACGTCGGTGGGCATGTGGGGCGTCGCGCGTGGCTTCTCGCCGCTGGCGTCGTACTACCGCGTGCCGCTGCTGGTGCTGGTCGGCGCGATCACCGACCGGCCCGTCGTCCGCGACGGCGCGGTGACGGTCCGCCCCATGCTGACCCTGACCGCCACCGTGGACCACCGCTATGCCGACGGCAGCCATGCCGCCCGGCTGGCCGACGCGGTTCGCCGCTACTGCGCCGACCCCACGGCGTTCGAACCACTGGGGAACGTCGCAGGGTAG
- a CDS encoding ArsR/SmtB family transcription factor, which produces MPNTADGQAAGLDPALRAELHELTASLCKALNEPKRLMLLYALADGPRSVGQLCEILDTTQPNVSQHLAMLRERGIVGTRRNGNSIIYSLRYPQLLRAIDLLRDIMAAEAGRRRGLAGRG; this is translated from the coding sequence ATGCCGAACACCGCCGACGGGCAGGCAGCCGGGCTCGACCCCGCGCTACGGGCGGAGCTGCACGAGCTCACCGCCAGCTTGTGCAAGGCGCTCAACGAGCCAAAGCGGCTGATGCTGCTGTACGCGCTCGCCGACGGCCCGCGTTCGGTGGGGCAGCTGTGCGAGATTCTGGACACCACACAGCCCAACGTCTCCCAGCACCTGGCGATGTTGCGGGAGCGTGGCATCGTCGGCACCCGGCGAAACGGCAACAGCATCATCTACTCGCTGCGCTATCCCCAGTTGCTGCGAGCCATCGACCTGCTGCGCGACATCATGGCCGCTGAGGCCGGGCGGCGCCGGGGCCTGGCCGGTCGCGGCTAG
- a CDS encoding LysR family transcriptional regulator → MPLPPRVPEIGALDLLLSVAKLGSLGKAAREHGISQPAAASRVRNMERLIGVPLIVRSATGSQLTDEGAVIADWAGRVVDAAAELDAGISALRNQQASRIQLACSMTIAEYLLPGWLAELRRRLPAATIGLQVVNSAEVAELVLSGKADLGFVEGARPPEGLRAYPVARDQLLLVVPHDHPWARRTEPVSASELAATPLISREPGSGTRYVLDHELEGLGYHSRPAPIMELSSTTAIKAAVEAGIGPAVLSSLALAEDVAQGKLVVVPMQGLDLRRVLRLVLRSGEQLPPVLRDVVAATGAGGAASRDRPGPGAARPQRP, encoded by the coding sequence GTGCCACTGCCGCCACGGGTACCGGAGATCGGTGCCCTCGATCTGCTGCTCAGCGTCGCCAAGCTGGGAAGTCTGGGTAAGGCCGCGCGCGAGCACGGCATCTCGCAACCCGCCGCCGCGTCGCGCGTGCGCAACATGGAGCGCCTGATCGGGGTACCCCTGATCGTGCGGTCGGCGACCGGCTCGCAGCTCACCGACGAGGGCGCGGTGATCGCCGACTGGGCGGGTCGCGTTGTCGACGCGGCCGCCGAACTGGACGCGGGGATATCGGCGCTGCGTAACCAGCAGGCCAGCCGTATCCAGCTCGCGTGCAGCATGACCATCGCCGAGTACCTGTTGCCCGGCTGGCTGGCGGAGCTGCGCAGGCGGCTGCCTGCCGCGACGATCGGGCTGCAGGTGGTCAACTCGGCCGAGGTGGCCGAACTGGTGCTTTCCGGCAAGGCCGATCTGGGGTTCGTGGAGGGCGCTCGACCGCCCGAGGGGTTGCGCGCGTACCCGGTGGCACGTGACCAGTTACTGCTCGTGGTGCCGCACGACCACCCGTGGGCCCGCCGCACCGAGCCGGTGAGCGCGTCCGAACTCGCCGCGACGCCGCTGATCAGCCGGGAACCCGGGTCGGGCACCCGCTACGTGCTGGACCACGAGCTTGAAGGGCTCGGTTACCACTCGCGCCCGGCCCCGATCATGGAGCTGTCCTCCACCACCGCCATCAAGGCCGCCGTCGAGGCCGGGATCGGGCCTGCCGTGCTGAGTTCGCTTGCCCTGGCCGAGGACGTGGCGCAGGGCAAGCTGGTCGTGGTGCCGATGCAGGGCCTGGATCTACGGCGGGTGCTGCGGTTGGTGCTGCGGTCCGGGGAGCAGCTCCCGCCGGTGCTGCGTGATGTCGTCGCGGCAACCGGTGCCGGTGGCGCGGCTAGCCGCGACCGGCCAGGCCCCGGCGCCGCCCGGCCTCAGCGGCCATGA
- a CDS encoding 4Fe-4S dicluster domain-containing protein, producing the protein MRYGFAIDQRTCIGCHACTVACKTEHEVPVGQFRTWVKYVESGEFPATTRDFGVMRCNHCTDAPCVKICPTQALFKRDDGIVDFDNERCIGCKACMQGCPYDAIYIDEDTHTAAKCNFCAHRVDEGLEPACVVVCPTHSIWVGDLDDPTSGIAKLVNENPVQVRAPEQNTGPNVFYLGADRAVLDPQAAPTGESYLWARPDEHRKSASKDLPVDPVSKARTTLNTAHPRPWGWRVTTYLWTKAVGAGAMLLAALAHLLGVDLGAVGDIVAPAVGVAGIAITGVLLVWDLKRPERFLYILLKPNPTSWMFWGAVVLGAGAALFVAWLAMGVLGTAGIVAASTVDTVFTWLAVPALLAAAMTAGYTGFLFGQAEGRDLWQSPLLFWHLVVQAFMVGAGALAVAALVEGTDAAGRTFVLSALTVTALLHVFMLLFEYLGRHATRHAAAAAHMVVSGRYARLFWAGGIGLALLATALAGAGWAAGSLALGLLAGLVVQAALLAYESVFVRAGQDVPLS; encoded by the coding sequence TTGCGGTACGGCTTCGCGATCGACCAGCGCACGTGCATCGGCTGCCACGCCTGCACGGTCGCCTGCAAGACCGAGCATGAGGTTCCGGTCGGACAGTTCCGCACCTGGGTGAAGTACGTGGAGTCGGGAGAGTTCCCCGCCACCACCCGGGATTTCGGCGTCATGCGGTGCAACCACTGCACCGACGCCCCTTGCGTGAAGATCTGTCCCACCCAGGCTCTGTTCAAGCGGGACGACGGCATCGTCGACTTCGACAACGAGCGTTGCATCGGGTGCAAGGCCTGCATGCAGGGCTGCCCCTACGACGCGATCTACATCGACGAGGACACCCACACGGCCGCGAAGTGCAACTTCTGCGCCCACCGGGTGGACGAGGGTTTGGAGCCCGCCTGCGTGGTGGTGTGCCCGACGCACTCCATCTGGGTCGGCGACCTCGACGACCCCACCAGCGGGATCGCCAAGCTCGTGAACGAGAACCCGGTGCAGGTCAGGGCCCCTGAGCAGAACACCGGACCGAACGTGTTCTACCTCGGGGCGGACCGCGCCGTGCTGGACCCGCAGGCCGCACCCACCGGTGAGTCGTACCTGTGGGCGCGCCCGGACGAGCACCGCAAGTCGGCGTCCAAGGATCTCCCGGTCGACCCGGTGAGCAAGGCACGCACCACGCTCAACACCGCGCACCCGAGGCCGTGGGGCTGGCGGGTCACGACCTACCTGTGGACCAAGGCCGTCGGCGCGGGCGCGATGCTGCTCGCCGCCCTGGCACACCTGCTCGGTGTGGACCTCGGCGCGGTCGGCGACATCGTGGCTCCGGCCGTCGGTGTGGCCGGTATCGCGATCACCGGTGTGCTGCTGGTGTGGGACCTCAAGCGACCCGAGCGCTTCCTGTACATCCTGCTCAAACCCAACCCGACCTCGTGGATGTTCTGGGGCGCGGTGGTGCTCGGAGCGGGAGCGGCGCTGTTCGTGGCGTGGCTGGCGATGGGCGTGCTGGGCACCGCCGGAATCGTCGCCGCCTCCACCGTGGACACGGTGTTCACGTGGCTGGCCGTTCCCGCATTGCTCGCCGCCGCGATGACCGCGGGCTACACCGGGTTCCTGTTCGGCCAGGCCGAGGGACGCGACCTGTGGCAGTCGCCGCTGCTGTTCTGGCACCTCGTCGTGCAGGCCTTCATGGTCGGCGCCGGCGCGCTCGCCGTCGCCGCACTGGTCGAGGGCACCGACGCCGCGGGCCGCACCTTCGTGCTGTCCGCGCTGACCGTCACGGCACTGCTGCACGTGTTCATGCTGCTCTTCGAATACCTGGGCAGGCACGCCACCAGGCACGCCGCCGCGGCCGCGCACATGGTCGTCTCCGGTCGCTACGCACGGCTGTTCTGGGCGGGAGGCATCGGACTCGCCCTGCTCGCGACGGCGCTCGCGGGCGCAGGCTGGGCCGCGGGATCACTCGCACTCGGGCTGCTGGCAGGGCTCGTGGTGCAGGCCGCGCTGCTGGCCTACGAGAGCGTCTTCGTCCGCGCCGGGCAAGACGTCCCGCTGTCCTGA
- a CDS encoding molybdopterin-dependent oxidoreductase, protein MTGTEPVLPGARTHEHLRNFPPVSDWDNHIEYDAKAHPRKVPHSYMLIPTTCFNCESACGLLAYVDKDDLSVKKLEGNPAHPGSRGRNCAKGPATVNQLDDPERILHPMRRKGERGGGEWERVSWDDALDDIAGRIRKAISEDRHNEIMYHVGRPGEDGFAERFLTAWGVDGHNSHTNICSAGARLGMSLWTGFDRPSADHANAKVILLLSSHLETGHYFNPHAQRIMEGKQSGAKLIVVDPRMSNTASHADVWLAPWPGSEAAILLAVASYLLRTRRIDKEFVRRWFNWRTYLEELHPDVEPDFEVFLDRITADYDEYTFEFAAEEAQIPAERIAEIAELVADCDGRLAAHVWRAATAGNLGGWQVARALWFVLALTGSIGKRGGTSPNGWHKFIPHGPNKPEPHERWNELTWPREYPLATNEMSILLPHFLAEGRGKLEVYFSRVYNPIWTNPDGFTWMEALTDQDKVGLHVALTPTWSETAEFADYVLPMGHSSERHDTQSYETHAGRWLGFRQPVRRVAMDKLGKEYTDTRDANPGEVWEENEFWFELSWRIDPDGSLGIRRYFESPYRPGEKITVDEYYRWMFENEVPGLPKKAADQGMEPLEYMRRYGVVEVDTDVYRVDERPVTESQLAEATADENGVLRTPVTPDSVAPVIGEAGAVGLKHEDGTATFGWPTPSRRLEVYSTSMRDWGWPEHTTPGYIRSHVARSEIDLEAGELVLVPTFRLPTLIHTRSGNAKYLNEISNTHPLWLNSVDAARHGVATDDLVRINTEIGYFVARVWVTEGIRPGVCALSHHMGRWRLHPGEGSRWVSGMVELSHPDGEHTWLLRHKGGVAPFESSDPDSSRIDWTDPGVHQNLAFPVHPDPHSGMHAWLQKIRMEHARPQDRYGDVYVDTRRSAEVYREWLGKTRATLGPGGKRRPEFMMRPLAPKLRGYQVDG, encoded by the coding sequence ATGACCGGGACCGAACCGGTGCTGCCGGGAGCGCGAACCCACGAGCACCTGCGCAACTTCCCTCCGGTGTCCGACTGGGACAACCACATCGAGTACGACGCGAAGGCGCATCCGCGCAAGGTCCCGCACTCCTACATGCTGATCCCCACCACGTGCTTCAACTGCGAGAGTGCGTGCGGCCTGCTGGCCTACGTCGACAAGGACGACCTGTCGGTCAAGAAGCTGGAAGGCAACCCCGCACACCCCGGTTCGCGTGGCCGCAACTGCGCCAAGGGCCCGGCGACGGTCAACCAGCTCGACGACCCCGAGCGCATCCTGCACCCGATGCGGCGCAAGGGTGAGCGCGGTGGCGGCGAGTGGGAGCGCGTGAGTTGGGACGACGCGCTCGACGACATCGCGGGTCGCATCCGCAAGGCGATCAGCGAGGACCGCCACAACGAGATCATGTACCACGTCGGCAGGCCCGGTGAGGACGGCTTCGCCGAACGGTTCCTCACCGCGTGGGGCGTGGACGGGCACAACTCCCACACCAACATCTGCTCGGCGGGAGCCCGCCTCGGCATGTCGTTGTGGACCGGTTTCGACCGGCCCTCCGCCGACCACGCCAACGCCAAGGTCATCCTGCTGCTGTCGAGCCACCTGGAGACCGGCCACTACTTCAACCCGCACGCGCAGCGGATCATGGAGGGCAAGCAGTCCGGGGCCAAGCTGATCGTGGTCGATCCCCGGATGTCCAACACCGCCTCCCACGCCGACGTGTGGCTGGCGCCGTGGCCGGGAAGCGAGGCCGCGATCCTGCTGGCCGTTGCCTCCTACCTGCTGCGCACCCGCAGGATCGACAAGGAGTTCGTGCGGCGCTGGTTCAACTGGCGCACCTACCTGGAGGAACTGCACCCCGACGTCGAGCCGGACTTCGAGGTGTTCCTCGACCGGATCACCGCCGACTACGACGAGTACACCTTCGAGTTCGCGGCCGAGGAGGCGCAGATCCCGGCCGAGCGCATCGCCGAGATCGCCGAACTGGTCGCGGACTGCGACGGCAGGCTCGCCGCCCACGTCTGGCGCGCGGCGACCGCGGGCAACCTCGGCGGCTGGCAGGTGGCGCGCGCGCTGTGGTTCGTGCTCGCGCTCACCGGCAGCATCGGCAAGCGCGGTGGCACCAGCCCCAACGGCTGGCACAAGTTCATCCCGCACGGCCCCAACAAGCCGGAACCCCACGAGCGGTGGAACGAACTGACCTGGCCGCGGGAGTACCCGCTGGCCACCAACGAGATGTCGATCCTGCTGCCGCACTTCCTCGCCGAGGGCCGAGGCAAGCTGGAGGTGTACTTCTCCCGCGTCTACAACCCGATCTGGACCAACCCGGACGGGTTCACCTGGATGGAGGCGCTGACCGACCAGGACAAGGTCGGCCTGCACGTGGCGCTGACCCCGACGTGGTCGGAGACCGCCGAGTTCGCCGACTACGTGCTGCCGATGGGGCACTCCAGCGAGCGGCACGACACGCAGTCCTACGAGACGCACGCCGGGCGCTGGCTGGGTTTCCGGCAGCCGGTGCGCAGGGTCGCAATGGACAAGCTCGGCAAGGAATACACCGACACCCGCGACGCCAACCCCGGCGAGGTGTGGGAGGAGAACGAGTTCTGGTTCGAGCTGTCGTGGCGCATCGACCCCGACGGCAGCCTCGGCATCCGCCGCTACTTCGAGTCGCCGTACCGGCCCGGTGAGAAGATCACGGTGGACGAGTACTACCGGTGGATGTTCGAGAACGAGGTGCCCGGCCTGCCGAAGAAGGCAGCCGATCAGGGCATGGAACCGCTGGAGTACATGCGCCGCTACGGCGTCGTCGAGGTCGACACCGACGTGTACCGGGTGGACGAGCGGCCGGTGACCGAAAGCCAGCTCGCCGAGGCCACCGCCGACGAGAACGGCGTGCTGCGCACCCCGGTGACCCCGGACTCGGTGGCACCGGTGATCGGCGAGGCGGGCGCGGTCGGCCTCAAGCACGAGGACGGCACCGCCACGTTCGGCTGGCCGACACCGTCGCGCAGGCTGGAGGTCTACTCCACCTCGATGCGGGACTGGGGCTGGCCGGAGCACACCACGCCCGGCTACATCCGCTCGCACGTCGCCAGGAGCGAGATCGACCTGGAGGCCGGTGAGTTGGTGCTCGTGCCCACCTTCCGGCTGCCCACACTGATCCACACCCGCTCGGGCAACGCGAAGTACCTCAACGAGATCTCCAACACCCACCCGCTGTGGCTGAACTCCGTGGACGCCGCGCGGCACGGCGTCGCCACCGACGACCTGGTGCGGATCAACACCGAGATCGGCTACTTCGTGGCGCGGGTCTGGGTGACCGAGGGCATCCGTCCCGGCGTGTGCGCGCTGTCGCACCACATGGGCCGGTGGCGGCTGCACCCGGGCGAGGGCAGTCGCTGGGTCAGCGGCATGGTGGAGCTTTCCCATCCCGACGGTGAGCACACCTGGCTGCTGCGGCACAAGGGCGGCGTCGCGCCGTTCGAGTCCTCCGACCCCGATTCCAGCCGAATCGACTGGACCGACCCCGGCGTGCACCAGAACCTGGCGTTCCCCGTGCATCCCGACCCGCACTCCGGCATGCACGCGTGGCTGCAGAAGATTCGCATGGAGCACGCGAGGCCGCAGGACCGCTACGGCGACGTCTACGTGGACACCCGGCGTTCGGCCGAGGTCTACCGGGAATGGCTCGGCAAGACCCGCGCGACCCTCGGCCCCGGTGGCAAGCGCAGGCCGGAGTTCATGATGCGCCCGCTGGCGCCCAAGCTCCGCGGCTACCAGGTGGACGGGTGA
- a CDS encoding P-loop NTPase, with amino-acid sequence MLTRNRGKAGKATVDEAALREAVAAVPDPEIHRGIGELEMLRSVTVGRGGAVHVEIALTTPACPLRDRLTADVTSAATEVSGVSSVQVSFTSMTERERMELAGRLRGNTEGGGPANALGSRTAVYAVASGKGGVGKSSVAANLAVALAASGKRVGLIDADVWGYSVPQLFGVRRNPVALKGLMLPVEAHGVRLMSVGFFVSEEEPVVWRGPMLHKALEQFLSDVHWGELDVLLLDLPPGTGDITLSLLELLPQAALLAVTTPQPAARNVASRVGRMAKDMRMPVAGVVENMSTLHCASCGEHTAMFGSGGGQQLADELGTELLAQIPLDVALREAGDIGVPVVTGAPLAQSAAAFTELAQRLPVVRRSIAGLALPLSVVN; translated from the coding sequence ATGCTGACCCGTAACAGAGGCAAAGCCGGCAAAGCCACCGTCGACGAGGCGGCACTGCGTGAGGCGGTGGCCGCCGTACCCGATCCGGAGATCCATCGCGGCATCGGCGAGCTGGAGATGCTGCGTTCGGTCACCGTCGGCCGGGGCGGCGCCGTGCACGTCGAGATCGCGCTCACCACCCCCGCCTGCCCGCTTCGTGACCGGCTGACCGCCGACGTCACCTCGGCAGCCACCGAGGTGTCCGGCGTGAGCAGCGTGCAGGTCAGCTTCACCAGCATGACCGAGCGCGAACGCATGGAGCTGGCAGGGCGGCTGCGCGGCAACACCGAAGGCGGCGGCCCCGCCAACGCCTTGGGTTCGCGGACGGCGGTGTACGCGGTGGCCAGCGGCAAGGGCGGCGTCGGCAAGTCGTCCGTCGCCGCGAACCTCGCGGTGGCGCTTGCCGCCTCGGGCAAGCGGGTCGGGCTGATCGACGCCGACGTGTGGGGCTACTCGGTCCCGCAGCTGTTCGGCGTGCGGCGCAACCCGGTCGCGCTCAAGGGGCTCATGCTGCCCGTCGAGGCGCACGGGGTGCGGCTGATGTCGGTCGGCTTCTTCGTCTCCGAGGAGGAGCCGGTCGTCTGGCGCGGCCCGATGCTGCACAAGGCGCTGGAACAGTTCCTGTCCGATGTGCACTGGGGAGAGCTGGACGTGCTGCTGCTCGACCTGCCACCCGGCACAGGCGACATCACGCTGTCGCTGCTCGAGCTGTTGCCGCAGGCCGCGCTGCTGGCGGTCACCACGCCGCAGCCTGCCGCGCGCAACGTCGCCTCCAGGGTCGGCCGCATGGCCAAGGACATGCGGATGCCGGTGGCGGGCGTGGTGGAGAACATGAGCACACTTCACTGCGCCAGCTGTGGCGAGCACACCGCGATGTTCGGCTCCGGCGGCGGGCAGCAACTGGCCGACGAACTCGGCACCGAGCTGCTCGCGCAGATACCGCTGGACGTGGCGCTGCGCGAGGCAGGCGACATCGGGGTGCCCGTGGTGACGGGGGCGCCGCTGGCGCAGTCCGCCGCCGCGTTCACCGAGTTGGCGCAGCGGCTTCCGGTCGTGCGACGCAGCATCGCCGGGCTGGCACTGCCGCTGTCGGTCGTGAACTGA
- a CDS encoding SulP family inorganic anion transporter, which yields MRRRHGGAAGGTRSRWMYDAIAGVSVAMVGIPQSLAYAELAGLPPIAGLYAGALPPLLAAIFASSPYLQTGPVAITALLTYSALSTIATPGSPEYVGLGLALALVVGVVRVGLGLLRAGWLAYLMSQPMLLGFVPAAAVLIASSQLPKVLGVSPPGYGNEIVEAGWGLAHPAQWSLAALAMGAMTVLVVLGARRLHPLVPGVLLAAVVGIAVSALGFYPAPVVDDIPSGFLPFTLDEIPWDRLPELLLPGAIIALIGFTEAASISRRFASEERTRWNANREFISQGVANVAASAVGGMPCGGSFSRSSVNRMSGARTRWSGAFTGLTVLAFLPFATVLRPLPLAVLGAIVIVAVVSLMRFRPLLRLWRLSTPQAVIAWTTFLATVLLAPRLDIAVLIGVGLSVAVFLWRSLQLEIDVETEGTTLRFVPRGVLWFGTAQRLDTVLLDALAAHPDADALVIDLGRLGRIDTTGALMLRSVLDQARGAGLRADVNGIPPQSRKLTERVLGPEIGPLD from the coding sequence GTGAGGCGACGACACGGCGGCGCGGCAGGCGGCACCCGCAGCCGGTGGATGTACGACGCCATCGCCGGGGTCAGCGTGGCGATGGTCGGTATCCCGCAGTCGCTGGCCTACGCCGAACTGGCCGGGCTGCCGCCGATCGCGGGGCTGTACGCGGGGGCGCTGCCGCCGCTGCTGGCCGCGATCTTCGCGTCCTCGCCCTACCTGCAGACCGGGCCGGTGGCCATCACCGCGCTGCTGACCTACAGCGCGTTGAGCACCATCGCCACGCCGGGCAGTCCGGAGTACGTCGGGCTGGGACTGGCGCTGGCACTGGTGGTCGGCGTCGTGCGGGTGGGGCTAGGGCTGCTGCGGGCAGGCTGGCTGGCCTACCTGATGTCACAGCCGATGCTGCTCGGCTTCGTACCCGCCGCCGCGGTGCTGATCGCCAGTTCGCAGCTGCCCAAGGTGCTTGGAGTCTCGCCACCGGGGTACGGCAACGAGATCGTCGAGGCGGGCTGGGGTCTGGCGCATCCGGCACAGTGGAGCCTGGCGGCGCTGGCGATGGGCGCGATGACGGTCCTGGTGGTGCTGGGTGCGCGGCGGCTGCATCCGCTGGTGCCCGGGGTCCTGCTGGCGGCGGTCGTCGGCATCGCGGTCTCGGCGCTGGGCTTCTACCCCGCACCCGTCGTCGACGACATCCCTTCGGGCTTCCTGCCGTTCACCCTCGACGAGATCCCGTGGGACAGGCTGCCGGAGTTGCTGCTGCCCGGCGCGATCATCGCGCTGATCGGGTTCACCGAGGCGGCGTCGATCTCACGCCGGTTCGCCTCCGAGGAGCGCACGCGCTGGAACGCCAACCGGGAGTTCATCAGCCAGGGCGTGGCCAACGTGGCCGCCTCCGCGGTCGGTGGCATGCCGTGTGGCGGCTCGTTCTCCCGCAGCTCGGTGAACCGGATGTCAGGCGCGAGAACGCGGTGGTCGGGGGCCTTCACCGGGTTGACGGTGCTGGCGTTCCTGCCGTTCGCCACCGTGTTGCGGCCGCTGCCGCTTGCGGTGCTCGGCGCCATCGTGATCGTCGCCGTGGTGAGCCTGATGCGGTTTCGGCCGCTGTTGCGACTGTGGCGGCTTTCCACCCCGCAGGCGGTCATCGCCTGGACCACGTTCCTGGCGACCGTGCTGCTGGCGCCCCGCCTCGACATCGCCGTGCTGATCGGTGTGGGGCTTTCGGTCGCGGTGTTCCTGTGGCGGTCGCTGCAACTGGAGATCGACGTGGAGACCGAGGGCACGACACTGCGGTTCGTTCCGCGTGGCGTGCTGTGGTTCGGCACCGCGCAACGCCTCGACACCGTGCTGCTCGACGCGCTCGCCGCACATCCGGACGCCGACGCACTGGTGATCGACCTCGGCAGGCTCGGCCGCATCGACACCACCGGGGCGCTGATGCTGCGCTCGGTGCTCGACCAGGCGCGTGGCGCCGGGCTGCGGGCCGACGTCAACGGCATCCCACCGCAGTCACGCAAGCTGACCGAACGCGTGCTCGGGCCGGAGATCGGACCGCTGGACTGA
- a CDS encoding TetR/AcrR family transcriptional regulator — protein sequence MEPVRRIVGGRRAGTVARLLDAAVEELRVVEYQELSVRSVAKRAGVSPATAYTYFSSKDHLVSSIVWRKVQELSEQDGGGAAADGEHGELHHVVRRITRVFSEEPELSKAYTSALLSDDPEVRRLREQIGAELARQLSDTLEPAREEVSGAVTMAFVGGMLLAGMGYLAFDDIADRLEAMARLMRA from the coding sequence ATGGAGCCGGTTCGGCGCATCGTCGGCGGGCGCAGGGCGGGTACCGTCGCCCGCTTGCTGGACGCCGCGGTCGAGGAACTGCGCGTGGTGGAGTACCAGGAGCTGTCCGTACGCTCGGTGGCCAAACGCGCCGGTGTCTCGCCCGCGACGGCCTACACGTATTTCTCCTCCAAGGACCACCTCGTCAGCTCGATCGTGTGGCGCAAGGTCCAGGAGCTGTCCGAGCAGGACGGCGGCGGCGCTGCCGCCGACGGTGAGCACGGCGAACTGCACCACGTGGTCCGCCGCATCACCAGGGTGTTCTCGGAGGAACCCGAACTGAGCAAGGCCTACACCTCCGCGCTGCTGTCCGACGACCCGGAGGTGCGGCGGCTACGGGAGCAGATCGGGGCGGAGCTGGCAAGGCAGCTGTCCGACACCCTGGAGCCCGCGCGCGAAGAGGTCAGCGGCGCGGTCACCATGGCATTCGTCGGCGGCATGCTGCTCGCCGGCATGGGCTACCTCGCCTTCGACGACATCGCGGACCGCCTCGAGGCGATGGCACGCCTCATGCGTGCCTGA